The following nucleotide sequence is from Desulfobacterales bacterium.
GAAAGCCTTGGCGGAAACGTATCACTGGAAAACCTGCACACCCGCGGCGGGGAACAGCGCAAGGGCGAACCCGACGGTTTTGCCGTTTCCACAGGTCTGCAGTACCTGCCGACGGATCGCCTGAAACTGACCTCCCGCTTTGAATACAAGGATGAAAAGTCCGATCCCGATCTCATCAGCCACTTGATCGAAGTCGGCCTGGGATATAAACTGCACCCGGATTATTCCCTGCTGGCCCGGGAGCGCTATTATTCCGAAGTGCTGGGCGGCAACCAGGGCAAACGGATCCGCTCCCGCACCACCCTGGGGTTGGCCTATCGGCCGGTGCGCTATGACCGTTTCAATGCCCTGGCGAAAATTGAACTTAAAAATGAACAGGATACGATCCAGACGCCGGATGAAAACAGCGATGCCTATATCGGCTCCATGGAAGGACACTATCAGACCAGCCGCAGGCTGCAGCTCATCGGCAAATACGCCGGCAAACTGGTCCTTGAAAACGAATTTCAATCCTATACCGATCTGATTTCAGCTAGATTTATCTACGATCTCACCGACCGCATTGACATCGGCGCCGAGTACCGGCTCCTGACCGGTCACGATGTCGATTCCCGTTCCCATGGCGGCAGCATAGAGGCCGGCTACCGCCTGGTGAAAAACCTTTGGCTGTCCCTGGGATACTCCTTTGACGCGTTCGATTCCGACCTGACCGCCGACAACTACTGGGGCAAAGGGCCGTTCATGCGCATCCGCTTCAAGTTTGACGAAACAACATTCCGTCACAGCACCCGCAACTGACGATCGGTCCAATTGCCGGAATTGATTCCCGGGAGTTTTTCCGCTATTGATTTGGATAGCGATTCCCGGTATCATATCAACCGCTTTGCCTATTTGGTGAAATAAACTTATTGCGTGGCTATGCTTTAGCGTTAACTATAAAATTGTGATGACACATAAAAAAATTATGATTTTAATTTTCCTTTTTTTCTTTGGGATGTCCTCCCCGGTTCTCTCCGCTGAATATCTGCAGGTCAACGGCCTGATCGACACGCGTACAACCTACAGCGACGGGATCTATGATGTGACGAGTCTTGCCCGACTGGCAAGGGAAAGGGGATTCGAGGTTCTGTTTCTGAACGACCATGACCGCCTGGTTATGGAATACGGCGTGCTCCCTTTTAGAAATATTCTTAAAAAAAAGGTCGAGTTAGATTCCATCAACCGGAAAGGCGCCGAATACTACCTCGATGACGTAAAGAAAGCGAGGGAGAAATATCCGGATATGGTCCTGATTCCGGGATCGGAATCGGTTCCCTTTTACTACTGGGAAGGGTCGCCTTTATCGAAAAATCTGACCGCCCATGATCATGAAAAACGGTTGTTGACCATCGGGATGGAAAAACCGCAGGACTATCAGAACCTTCCCGTGATTCATAACGGTTTTTCAAACCGTTTTTTGAATCATTTCCTGCCGCGGACCATCTTATTTTTCATCACTTTTATTCTCGGTCTTTTCTTATTAAAGGAAAAGGGATTTTTCAGAACTTCCGGCATCATTGTCAGCGCGATTTGTTTTTTAGGCATGATCGATGCCCTTCCGTTTCGAAGTTCGCCCTTCAGTCAGTACGACGGCAATCAGGGCATTGCACCCTACCAACTCCTGATTGATTATGTAAATCAAAAAGAGGGGTTTACAATCTGGAATTATCTTGAAACCCAATCGGGCGTCAGAAAACTGGGCCCTGTCTTTCTCAATACAGCACCCTACCCGGATGTACTGGAAAGGTCCCGCGACTATACCGGTTTTGCGGCGGTATATGGGGACACCATCACCGCAACCGAACCGGGACATGAGTGGGACCGCGTCCTGCTTGAATACTGCACGGGCAAAAGAGAACGGCCGGTGTGGGGGATCGCAACAGCGGATTTTCATAAAGACAGCGAATCCGGCCAGAAGCTGGGGGACTTTCCCACTGTTTTTCTGGTTCCCAGAAAAACAAAAGCCGACATCCTGGCCGCCCTGAAGGCGGGTAGAATGTACGCCAGCCAGACAAGCTATCCCCAGCAGATTCTTCTCAAAGAATTTTCGGTTTCGGGCGGCGGCGCCGGTGATAAGGCCACATTGGGCGGGGAAATTGCGTTAAGCGGACACCCGAAAATCCACATCTCGCTGGCATTTAAAAATCCGGTGGGAAACCAGGTCAAAGTCCGTTTGATCCGGTCCGGCAAATTAATCGAAACCTTCACCGGCAAGCTCCCCATGAAAATAGATTATGAGGACAAATACAGTCGGCCGGGTGAGAAGATTTACTATCGCATGGATGTGACCGGACACGGCATCCTGGTATCCAATCCCATCTTTGTGAAGTTCCGATAATAACAAATCTTTTTCACTTCCAGTTCAGGCGTCTTTTTCTGGGAGTTTTTCTACCATTTTTCCGTTTTCGTAAATAATAATGCCATGGCCGAAGCGTCGAGCCCGTTCACGAGCCTTTAAGGCGGCACGCCTGAGGGCCGTTTCGGCAAGCCTGATGTCAGGATCATCCAATTTTTTGGTTGCACTATTCGTTTGTATATCAGTCATGTCTTTCTCCTTCATCGATAAAAATAGGCCACTCTCCTGCATTGTCAACAAGAACCCATTCATCTACAATTGCTTTGTATAAATTTTCAAAATTGCTCAGCCCGGAATGATAGCGTCGACGAACCACATCTTCCGGGACATTGTGCCCCCCCTCCTTTACACGCTGTTTCACACGGGCAAAGGCAAATTCTGGATCAGGAAGCTTTAGAAAATAGAGCTTTACCTTATACCCTTCCTTTTGCCATTCTGGAATAAGTCTAGCATAGTTTTTCCCGCTCAGGGTCGTCTCAAAGGAAAAACTCTCGCCCCTTTTCACATAGGTATTCATCATTTCAATCATCATTTTAGATGCTTGAATCGAACTTGCTTCCGGACGAAAGGGATTGATACCTTCGGCAATAAGATCCGCGTTGATGAAATTGGGACACTCGGCTT
It contains:
- a CDS encoding zeta toxin family protein, which translates into the protein MDRQKKILIIAGPNGAGKTTFATEFLPREAECPNFINADLIAEGINPFRPEASSIQASKMMIEMMNTYVKRGESFSFETTLSGKNYARLIPEWQKEGYKVKLYFLKLPDPEFAFARVKQRVKEGGHNVPEDVVRRRYHSGLSNFENLYKAIVDEWVLVDNAGEWPIFIDEGERHD